The following are encoded together in the Coffea arabica cultivar ET-39 chromosome 1c, Coffea Arabica ET-39 HiFi, whole genome shotgun sequence genome:
- the LOC113727300 gene encoding probable glucuronoxylan glucuronosyltransferase IRX7: MADSSLHKKPTRNRGFYVRMRFLNHHNNVNYPKHGGRASQQSIEKSFCYRYFKWLLWISLALYFLSSFLITHKPTPSALSLSTTTILPRLKASRALFESTNSTSIGKFRGLKVYIYELPSKYNTDWLQDGRCSNHLFASEVAIHRALLTSEVRTFDPWEADFFFVPVYVSCNFSTVNGFPAIGHARSLIASAIEVISSELPFWNRSLGSDHIFVASHDYGACFHAMEDRAKADGIPEFLKKSIILQTFGVNYDHPCQDVEHVVIPPYISPKSVRKTLDKAPINGRRDIFAFFRGKMEVHPKNVSGRFYGKRVRTVIWRKYGNDRKFYLKRHRFAGYQSEIARSTFCLCPLGWAPWSPRLVESVALGCVPVIIADGIRLPFPAAVPWADISLTVAENDVAELGPILEHVASTNLTAIQRKLWDPSVRRALLFNDRVVDGDATWQVVEALSRKLDRSRKKSRVSSE; this comes from the exons ATGGCAGATTCATCACTTCATAAAAAACCCACAAGAAACAGGGGTTTCTACGTGAGGATGAGATTCTTAAACCATCACAACAACGTTAATTATCCCAAACATGGCGGAAGAGCTTCACAACAATCCATCGAAAAAAGCTTTTGTTACAGATATTTCAAATGGCTTCTTTGGATTTCTCTTGCTCTTTACTTCCTCTCTTCATTTCTCATCACTCACAAACCAACCCCTTCTGCTCTTTCCCTCTCCACAACCACCATTCTTCCTCGCTTAAAAGCCTCTCGTGCTCTATTCGAATCCACCAATTCCACCTCAATAG GGAAATTTAGGGGGTTGAAGGTGTACATATATGAATTGCCCTCTAAATACAATACTGACTGGCTACAGGACGGAAGGTGTAGCAATCATTTGTTTGCCTCTGAGGTGGCTATCCACAGAGCTTTGTTAACTAGTGAAGTCCGTACGTTTGATCCTTGGGAGGCTGATTTTTTCTTCGTCCCTGTATATGTTTCCTGCAATTTCAGCACTGTTAATGGCTTCCCAGCCATCGGTCATGCACGAAGCCTCATCGCCTCGGCTATTGAGGTTATTTCCTCTGAGCTTCCGTTCTGGAATCGTAGCCTTGGCTCTGACCACATTTTTGTTGCATCCCATGATTATGGGGCTTGCTTTCACGCCATG GAGGATAGAGCTAAGGCGGACGGGATACCTGAGTTTTTGAAAAAGTCGATAATATTACAAACTTTCGGAGTCAACTATGATCACCCATGTCAAGACGTGGAACATGTCGTTATACCTCCCTATATCTCGCCGAAAAGTGTACGGAAGACGCTGGACAAGGCTCCGATCAATGGCCGGCGGGACATTTTTGCGTTTTTCCGGGGTAAGATGGAGGTCCATCCTAAGAATGTCAGCGGCCGGTTTTACGGCAa GCGCGTGAGAACGGTTATATGGCGGAAATACGGGAACGATCGGAAGTTTTACTTAAAGAGGCATAGGTTTGCCGGTTACCAGTCGGAGATCGCACGGTCAACGTTCTGTTTGTGTCCGCTAGGGTGGGCCCCATGGAGTCCGAGGCTTGTTGAATCCGTGGCACTCGGTTGCGTGCCGGTCATAATAGCCGACGGTATCCGGTTGCCTTTCCCCGCCGCCGTGCCGTGGGCGGATATATCCCTCACGGTGGCGGAGAATGACGTGGCAGAGCTGGGACCGATTCTGGAACACGTAGCGTCCACCAACCTAACCGCCATACAGAGGAAACTATGGGACCCGAGTGTTAGGAGGGCCCTGCTTTTCAACGATCGGGTGGTGGATGGGGATGCCACGTGGCAGGTGGTGGAAGCCCTATCAAGGAAGCTGGACAGGTCCCGGAAGAAGTCGAGGGTTTCGAGCGAATGA
- the LOC113742227 gene encoding probable xyloglucan endotransglucosylase/hydrolase protein 32, translating into MALILLSFFIVFLLPPSNAQGDPPSPGYYPSSRVASLGFNQGFRTLWGPQNQRVDQGSLTIWLDRSSGSGFKSLNRYRSGYFGAAVKLQPGYTAGVITSFYLSNNEDYPGYHDEIDIEFLGTTTDKPYTLQTNVYMRGSGDGNIVGREMKFHLWFDPTKDFHDYAILWSPNEIIFFVDDVPIRRYPRKSDATFPLRPMWVYGSIWDASSWATEEGKYKADYQYQPFVGRYNNFKLGGCTTNGAATCRPISASPAGPSGLSSQQYAAMAWIQRNYKVYDYCADPSRDHTHTPEC; encoded by the exons ATGGCCCTGATTCTTCTCTCGTTTTTCATAGTTTTCCTGCTCCCTCCAAGCAACGCTCAGGGCGATCCACCTTCCCCGGGCTACTACCCTAGTTCAAGAGTTGCTTCACTAGGGTTTAACCAGGGCTTTAGGACCCTTTGGGGTCCTCAGAATCAAAGGGTCGACCAAGGCTCTTTAACAATCTGGCTTGATAGAAGCTCAG GCAGCGGATTCAAATCCCTCAACCGATATCGATCTGGTTATTTTGGTGCTGCCGTCAAGCTCCAACCTGGTTATACAGCTGGAGTCATTACATCTTTCTAC CTTTCAAACAATGAGGACTACCCCGGGTACCATGATGAGATTGACATCGAGTTTCTCGGGACAACTACTGATAAGCCATACACATTGCAAACAAACGTCTACATGAGAGGAAGTGGAGATGGAAACATTGTAGGCAGGGAGATGAAGTTTCACCTTTGGTTCGACCCCACGAAAGATTTCCACGACTATGCTATACTCTGGAGCCCTAACGAAATCAT ATTTTTTGTCGACGACGTGCCAATAAGAAGATACCCAAGAAAAAGTGATGCCACATTTCCTCTAAGACCTATGTGGGTGTACGGTTCGATTTGGGATGCATCATCATGGGCCACCGAGGAAGGAAAATacaaagctgattatcagtacCAGCCCTTTGTTGGGAGGTACAACAATTTCAAATTAGGTGGCTGCACCACCAATGGCGCTGCCACTTGCCGCCCTATATCTGCTTCTCCGGCGGGTCCTAGTGGGCTGAGCAGCCAGCAATATGCAGCCATGGCATGGATCCAGAGGAACTACAAGGTTTATGATTATTGCGCCGATCCTAGCAGAGACCACACCCATACACCTGAGTGCTAG
- the LOC113742231 gene encoding vacuolar protein sorting-associated protein 24 homolog 1-like: MEKVMNMIKPKPNPQQLLRDWQRRLRQECRNIERQIRDIQKEEKNVQKAIKEAAKRNDMGSAKSLAKELVRSRKTVNRLYENKAQMNSISMHLGESVAIARTVGHLSKSAEVMKLVNNLMKAPEVAITMQEFSKEMTKAGVIEELVNDAVDNALDSEDIEEETEEEVDKVLTAIAGETAAQLPEAVRKERLKQPAQEDVEEDDEEELEEIRARLAKVRS; encoded by the exons aTGGAGAAAGTGATGAATATGATAAAGCCGAAGCCTAACCCGCAACAGTTATTGAGAGATTGGCAGCGTCGTCTCCGTCAAGAGTGTCGCAATATCGAGCGCCAAATCCGAG ATATACAGAAAGAAGAGAAGAATGTGCAGAAAGCAATTAAAGAAGCAGCAAAGAGAAATGACATGGGTTCTGCCAAG TCCCTTGCTAAAGAACTTGTGAGATCTAGAAAGACAGTGAACCGTCTTTACGAGAATAAGGCACAGATGAATTCAATATCAATGCATCTTGGAGAAAGTGTTG CCATTGCTCGCACTGTGGGACATTTATCAAAGAGTGCTGAGGTCATGAAGCTTGTCAATAATCTGATGAAGGCTCCTGAGGTGGCTATAACAATGCAAGAATTTAGTAAAGAAATGACCAAG GCTGGTGTCATAGAAGAGCTTGTGAATGATGCCGTGGACAATGCCCTGGATTCAGAAGACATTGAAGAGGAGACTGAAGAAGAAGTTGACAAGGTCTTGACTGCTATTGCTGGTGAGACTGCTGCACAGCTTCCCGAAGCAGTCAGGAAGGAGAGGTTGAAGCAGCCTGCCCAGGAAGATGTAGAG GAGGATGATGAGGAAGAGCTTGAAGAAATTAGGGCGCGTCTCGCCAAAGTTAGATCATAA
- the LOC113742240 gene encoding serine carboxypeptidase-like produces MAFPLFLSLFQLLLIASPTLIPFAYANESHRKLSLSSSTLNFPKAQAERLIRQLNLFPELEINISPGHPGNLSGSRIEEKQFSLSCLGDSGATVENLGHHAGYYKLQHSKGARMFYLFFESRKSKSDPVVIWLTGGPGCSSELALFYENGPFKIANNLSLIWNDYGWDKVSNIIFVDQPIGTGFSYSSDKSDTRHNEEEVSNDLYDFIQAFFEEHPQYAKNDFYITGESYAGHYIPAFASRIQRGNKDKEGTGINLKGIAIGNGLTNPEIQYQAYTQYALDNKLITQADANTLSPLVSQCQQAIKSCGPDGGTSCRQAYSICNGLFNSILEIAGNINYYDIRKQCISNLCYDFSNMEKFLNEKSVRDALGVGDIEFVSCSGEVYQALITDWMRNLEVGVPAFLEDGVKVLVYAGECDLICNWLGNSRWVHAIEWSGQKDFEAAPDVPFVVDSVEAGLHKGHGPLSFLKVHDAGHMVPMDQPKASLVMIEKWMQGTLPVTGIADKPSTQ; encoded by the exons ATGgcctttcctctttttctttctctttttcagCTCCTTTTGATCGCTTCTCCAACCTTAATTCCTTTTGCATATGCTAACGAAAGTCATCGGAAGCTTTCCTTGTCCTCTTCAACCTTAAATTTCCCAAAAGCTCAGGCTGAAAGGCTCATTAGACAACTTAACTTGTTCCCTGAGCTTGAAATCAACATCTCCCCTGGTCATCCTGGTAACTTGTCTGGatcaagaattgaagaaaagcAATTTAGTTTATCTTGTCTTGGTGATTCTGGGGCCACAGTTGAAAACTTGGGCCATCATGCAGGGTATTATAAACTTCAACATTCCAAGGGTGCAAG GATGTTCTACCTTTTCTTTGAATCCCGTAAAAGCAAGAGCGACCCTGTTGTTATTTGGTTGACTGGAGGACCAGGATGCAGTAGTGAACTAGCTTTGTTCTATGAAAATGGCCCTTTCAAGATTGCAAACAATCTGTCTCTGATATGGAATGATTATGGATGGGACAAG GTATCAAACATTATATTTGTCGACCAGCCAATTGGAACAGGATTCAGTTATAGTTCTGACAAAAGCGACACCCGCCACAATGAAGAGGAAGTCAGCAATGATTTGTACGACTTCATTCAG GCATTTTTTGAGGAGCACCCTCAATATGCAAAGAATGACTTCTATATAACTGGAGAATCATATGCTGGGCACTACATCCCTGCTTTTGCCTCTCGAATTCAAAGAGGAAACAAAGACAAGGAAGGAACTGGTATTAACCTCAAG GGTATTGCAATTGGCAATGGACTCACTAATCCAGAAATCCAGTATCAAGCATACACCCAATATGCTTTGGACAATAAATTGATTACACAGGCAGATGCCAACACGTTAAGCCCCCTGGTGTCACAATGCCAACAGGCAATTAAATCTTGTG GCCCTGATGGTGGAACTTCCTGTAGGCAAGCATATAGTATTTGCAATGGCCTCTTCAACAGTATATTGGAAATCGCTGGCAACATAAAC TACTATGATATCCGAAAGCAGTGTATTTCTAATCTATGTTACGACTTTTCGAACATGGAAAAATTCCTCAATGAGAAATCAGTCAGAGATGCACTGGGTGTTGGGGATATTGAATTTGTGTCATGCAGTGGAGAAGTGTACCAAGCACTGATCACAGACTGGATGAGGAATCTTGAAGTTGGTGTTCCAGCATTCCTGGAAGATGGAGTCAAGGTACTTGTATATGCTGGGGAGTGTGATCTCATCTGCAACTGGCTTG GAAACTCAAGATGGGTTCATGCTATTGAGTGGTCTGGGCAGAAAGATTTTGAAGCAGCTCCAGATGTTCCATTTGTAGTAGATAGTGTCGAAGCTGGATTACACAAGGGCCATGGACCTCTGTCTTTTCTTAAGGTCCATGATGCTGGTCACATGGTTCCAATGGATCAACCAAAAGCATCATTGGTTATGATAGAGAAGTGGATGCAGGGCACACTTCCAGTGACTGGGATAGCAGATAAGCCGAGCACCCAGTGA
- the LOC113727305 gene encoding serine carboxypeptidase-like — protein sequence MVVSSFLPQSLSLLILLLSSTSPAFSIRATGNDHNLLPSSTLNFPKKQAEKLIRELNLFPEHDININTGNNSAAAAAAAATSVVEKRLNLPVLGDSGATVQDLGHHAGYFRLPNTKAARMFYFFFESRKDKTDPVVIWLTGGPGCGCELALFYENGPFKIANNLSLVWNNFGWDKVSNLIYVDQPTGTGFSYSSSEEDVRHDEFGVSNDLYNFLQAFFKQHPEYAKNNFYITGESYAGHYIPALASRVLQGNKNKEGTYINLKGLAIGNGLTNPGIQYKAYPDYALDMKVISQSDYNTLQKSVADCDKALKPCGTNGENSCVTAFQVCESIFNDILSIAFGLNYYDIRKECEGDLCYDFSNVEHFLSQQSVKSALGVGNIEFVSCSTTVHQEMITDIMRNLEVGVPALLEAGINLLVYAGEYDLICNWLGNSRWVEAMEWSGQKNYLAAPTVPFTVDGSEAGLQKKYGPLIFLKVHNAGHLVPMDQPEAALDMIQRWLQGKL from the exons ATGGTAGTATCATCTTTCCTTCCtcagtctctctctctccttattCTCCTTCTCAGCAGTACTTCTCCTGCCTTTTCAATCCGAGCGACAGGAAATGACCATAATCTCTTGCCATCTTCAACGTTAAACTTCCCCAAGAAACAGGCGGAAAAGTTGATCAGGGAACTCAACTTGTTTCCTGAACACGACATCAACATTAACACCGGGAATAACTCGGCAGcggccgccgccgccgccgccacgAGTGTTGTTGAAAAGCGTTTAAACCTCCCCGTTCTTGGTGATTCTGGGGCAACTGTTCAAGACTTGGGACACCATGCTGGTTATTTTCGGCTTCCCAACACTAAAGCTGCAAG GATGTTCTACTTTTTCTTTGAATCGCGGAAGGATAAGACTGATCCTGTGGTTATTTGGTTGACGGGAGGACCAGGATGTGGATGTGAATTAGCATTGTTTTATGAAAATGGCCCTTTCAAGATAGCAAACAACCTCTCCCTCGTCTGGAACAATTTTGGTTGGGACAAG GTATCAAACCTCATATATGTCGACCAGCCAACTGGGACTGGTTTTAGTTACAGTTCAAGCGAGGAAGACGTTCGCCATGATGAATTTGGTGTCAGCAATGATCTATACAATTTTTTGCAG GCCTTTTTCAAGCAGCATCCTGAATATGCCAAGAACAACTTCTACATAACGGGGGAATCGTATGCAGGGCATTATATCCCTGCTCTTGCTTCCCGAGTTCTGCAgggaaacaaaaacaaagaaggaaCTTATATAAACTTGAAG GGTTTGGCAATTGGTAATGGGCTTACCAATCCAGGAATCCAGTACAAAGCTTACCCCGATTATGCTTTGGATATGAAAGTGATCTCTCAATCAGATTACAACACCTTGCAGAAGTCTGTGGCAGACTGTGATAAGGCATTAAAACCTTGTG GCACTAACGGTGAAAATTCTTGTGTGACTGCGTTTCAAGTTTGTGAAAGTATCTTCAACGACATACTATCAAttgcctttggtttaaat TACTATGATATCAGAAAAGAATGTGAGGGCGATCTATGCTATGATTTCTCAAACGTGGAGCATTTTTTGAGCCAGCAATCAGTTAAAAGTGCTCTAGGAGTCGGAAACATTGAATTCGTTTCCTGCAGTACAACGGTGCATCAGGAGATGATCACAGACATCATGAGAAATCTTGAAGTTGGCGTTCCAGCTTTGCTGGAGGCTGGAATCAACTTGCTCGTCTACGCCGGGGAGTATGATCTAATATGCAATTGGCTTG GGAACTCCAGATGGGTTGAGGCTATGGAATGGTCAGGACAGAAGAATTACTTGGCAGCTCCTACTGTTCCATTTACAGTAGACGGTTCGGAGGCAGGATTACAAAAAAAGTATGGGCCATTGATCTTTCTCAAAGTACACAATGCTGGCCACTTGGTTCCCATGGATCAGCCAGAAGCGGCATTGGACATGATACAGAGGTGGCTACAAGGCAAACTCTGA